The following are encoded in a window of Cyprinus carpio isolate SPL01 chromosome B18, ASM1834038v1, whole genome shotgun sequence genomic DNA:
- the LOC109109343 gene encoding vesicular glutamate transporter 3: MPLGGFAGLKEKLKPGKEELKNSVGDSLGNLQKKIDGSNAAEEDNIELTEDGRPVVAPERSPPLLDCGCFGLPKRYIIAILSGLGFCISFGIRCNLGVAIVEMVNNNTVYINGTAVMQPAQFNWDPETVGLIHGSFFWGYIVTQIPGGFISNKLAANRVFGAAIFLTSVLNMFIPSAARVHYGCVMFVRILQGLVEGVTYPACHGMWSKWAPPLERSRLATTSFCGSYAGAVIAMPLAGVLVQYVGWPSVFYIYGVFGIIWYSFWLLLAYDSPAIHPTISEEERTYIETSIGEGANLMSATEKFNTPWREFFTSMPVYAIIVANFCRSWTFYLLLISQPAYFEEVFGFPISKVGILSAVPHMVMTIIVPIGGQLADFLRSRKILSTTTVRKIMNCGGFGMEATLLLVVGFSHTRAVAISFLILAVGFSGFAISGFNVNHLDIAPRYASILMGISNGVGTLSGMVCPLIVGALTKHKTRLEWQHVFVIASMVHYTGVIFYAIFASGEKQDWADPENTSDEKCGIIGEDELADETEPSSDSALATKQKTYGTTESSAGRKQGWKKKRGVTMQADEDHGSNHYENGEYHNQYQ, translated from the exons ATGCCACTGGGGGGGTTTGCGGGTCTAAAGGAGAAGCTCAAACCGGGGAAGGAGGAGTTGAAGAACAGTGTGGGCGACTCTCTGGGGAACCTGCAGAA GAAGATCGATGGTTCTAATGCGGCTGAAGAGGACAACATTGAGCTGACAGAAGATGGTCGGCCAGTGGTGGCCCCTGAGCGCAGCCCACCCCTTTTGGATTGTGGCTGTTTTGGCCTCCCCAAACGTTACATCATCGCCATCCTCAGCGGACTTGGCTTTTGCATCTCGTTTGGCATCCGCTGCAATCTCGGTGTAGCCATTGTAGAAATGGTTAACAACAACACTGTCTACATCAACGGGACTGCCGTCATGCAG CCAGCTCAGTTTAATTGGGATCCAGAGACAGTGGGATTGATACACGGCTCATTTTTCTGGGGCTACATTGTCACTCAAATCCCTGGAGGTTTCATCTCCAATAAGCTAGCAGCTAACAG GGTGTTTGGAGCAGCCATTTTCTTGACGTCAGTGCTAAACATGTTTATTCCATCAGCTGCCAGGGTCCACTATGGCTGTGTCATGTTTGTGCGAATCTTACAAGGACTGGTGGAG GGTGTCACATATCCAGCCTGCCATGGGATGTGGAGCAAATGGGCTCCTCCACTGGAAAGAAGTCGTCTGGCTACTACCTCGTTCTGTG GATCTTATGCAGGAGCTGTGATAGCCATGCCACTGGCTGGAGTATTAGTGCAGTATGTAGGCTGGCCCTCTGTCTTCTATATATATG GTGTGTTTGGCATAATATGGTATAGTTTCTGGCTCTTGCTGGCTTATGACAGTCCAGCAATCCATCCCACTATCAGTGAGGAAGAAAGGACATACATAGAGACCTCTATTGGGGAAGGAGCCAATTTAATGAGTGCTACTGAG AAATTTAATACTCCTTGGCGTGAATTCTTCACATCTATGCCTGTCTACGCAATCATTGTGGCAAACTTCTGCCGTAGCTGGACCTTTTACCTCTTGCTCATTAGTCAGCCAGCTTACTTTGAAGAGGTCTTTGGGTTCCCCATCAGCAAG GTGGGCATTCTGTCAGCGGTGCCACACATGGTAATGACGATCATTGTGCCGATAGGAGGCCAGCTGGCTGACTTCCTGAGGAGTCGGAAAATCCTCTCTACTACAACCGTGCGCAAAATTATGAACTGTGGAg GTTTTGGCATGGAGGCCACGTTGCTCCTGGTGGTTGGGTTCTCACACACACGTGCAGTGGCCATCTCATTCCTCATCCTGGCGGTGGGGTTCAGTGGATTTGCGATATCAG GATTCAATGTAAACCATCTGGACATAGCTCCTCGCTATGCTAGCATTCTTATGGGCATCTCTAATGGAGTAGGTACCCTGTCTGGAATGGTGTGCCCCCTCATTGTTGGAGCACTTACCAAACACAAG ACTCGCCTGGAGTGGCAGCATGTCTTTGTGATTGCTTCCATGGTGCATTACACTGGCGTGATCTTCTATGCCATCTTTGCCTCTGGTGAGAAGCAAGACTGGGCCGATCCTGAGAACACCAGTGACGAGAAATGCGGCATCATTGGGGAAGATGAGCTGGCTGATGAGACCGAGCCCAGCAGCGACAGTGCCCTGGCCACCAAGCAGAAGACCTATGGAACCACAGAAAGCTCTGCAGGCCGCAAGCAAGGCTGGAAGAAGAAGAGAGGGGTGACCATGCAAGCAGATGAAGATCACGGATCAAACCATTATGAAAACGGGGAATATCATAATCAGTATCAATGA